From Gloeocapsa sp. PCC 73106:
TTCGGTTCTGTTGACAAGTCTTTGAGCTTTTATATCTGAAGCAGCCGTGTCTCTTCTTCTGTCAACATCTCTATGTTGGTTCATTCCCCCTTCAGGAGCTACGGTTTTGTAACTTTCTTTTACTTCTTTAAGAACCACATTATCCTTTTGATCATATACAGAATTAGTTTGATAATTTGGATCAGTGGTTTTAGAAAGATCTGCCGAAGGTGGTCGACTACAAGCCGTGTTAAATAATAAGAAAAACCCTGCTAAAAATGCAAGTACAATACGAGCTAATCGCAAACGTTTTACAGACGCAATTATGGTATTCATGGTGACCCTTTGAGCTTGATTTATTGTATTCTAGTAACTTAGCAGATATTTATTTTCTTTTTATCCTCCTTTAGGAAGATTGGCTTATACCCAAGGTCATAATCTGTTCTATAATTTCATCTGGAGAATGAGAAATGTTGATGACAAAAGTATTAATGGCTGGTTCTTCTAAAATGTCAAACTGAGAGCGTAACATTTCCGGTTTCATAAAATGATCTTGTCGCAGCTTCATGCGTTCTAAAATCTGTTCGTAAGTACCTTTAAGATAAATCCAACAGATATTCTGATGATTTCCTTGCAAAAAATACCGATAGGATATCTTAAGTGCAGAACAGGCAATAACCGCATTTTTTTGACGAAATAAAACATCGTTAATTATATTTTTCAAAGCTAATAACCAAAGTTGACGATCTGCATCACTGAGTGCAATTCCCCTACTAATCTTTTCAATATTTTCGGGTGGATGAAAATCATCTCCATCGTAGAAATCCCAGCCGAGA
This genomic window contains:
- a CDS encoding DUF6658 family protein — protein: MNTIIASVKRLRLARIVLAFLAGFFLLFNTACSRPPSADLSKTTDPNYQTNSVYDQKDNVVLKEVKESYKTVAPEGGMNQHRDVDRRRDTAASDIKAQRLVNRTEGNVDNKDVWNPKQAVENLQDNLSADKVKNKLGDVSDNVAETSHDIKKGAERGFENLKTNLKGAIPDQETVR
- a CDS encoding gluconokinase, with the translated sequence MICIIAGVSGSGKSTIGKLLGQRLGWDFYDGDDFHPPENIEKISRGIALSDADRQLWLLALKNIINDVLFRQKNAVIACSALKISYRYFLQGNHQNICWIYLKGTYEQILERMKLRQDHFMKPEMLRSQFDILEEPAINTFVINISHSPDEIIEQIMTLGISQSS